One segment of Carya illinoinensis cultivar Pawnee chromosome 13, C.illinoinensisPawnee_v1, whole genome shotgun sequence DNA contains the following:
- the LOC122292425 gene encoding U-box domain-containing protein 9-like: MANPGVFESDPTVMAKATELKRELQRLVRAIVDDEDYSVETIDWAKEKLCALKELKLRGKRSPSLKLLETLACPEEFRCPLSKELMRDPVIVATGQTYERAFIQKWLKTGNRTCPVTQHVLSHTILTPNYLIRGMISQWCKSRGIELSDPVYHVSEEAVTESDREHFLSLLEKMSSTLSEQKQAARELRLLTKRMPSFRALFGESFDAILLLLNPLSESRLQNGIHSDLQEDVITTLLNLSIHDNNKKLVAETPTAISLLMEALRSGTIEIRTNAAAALFTLSALDSNKVLIGTSGALKPLIDLLAEGHPKAMKDVASAIFTLCMISENKARAVRDGAVRVILKKITDRMLVDELLAILAMLSSHQKAIEEMGELGAIPCLLSIIRESPCARNKENCIAILHSICLNDRTKWKEMREEENTHRTISDLAENGTSRAKRKASGILERLNRIVNIVHTS, from the exons ATGGCGAACCCGGGAGTTTTTGAATCTGATCCCACGGTGATGGCGAAGGCTACGGAGTTGAAGAGAGAGCTGCAGAGACTGGTGCGGGCTATTGTAGATGACGAGGATTACAGCGTCGAAACCATTGATTGGGCCAAGGAGAAGCTTTGTGCTTTGAAGGAATTGAAGCTGAGGGGGAAGCGGTCGCCCTCGTTGAAGCTCCTCGAGACGCTGGCCTGTCCCGAGGAGTTTCGGTGCCCCTTGTCCAAGGAGTTGATGAGAGATCCTGTTATTGTTGCTACAGGGCAG ACATATGAAAGAGCTTTCATTCAGAAATGGCTAAAAACAGGCAACCGGACATGCCCTGTAACCCAACATGTTCTCTCGCACACTATTCTTACCCCAAACTACTTGATACGAGGGATGATATCTCAATGGTGCAAGAGCCGGGGTATTGAATTGTCCGATCCTGTTTACCATGTTAGCGAGGAAGCGGTAACAGAATCAGATCGCgaacattttctttctttgctgGAGAAGATGTCTTCGACACTCTCTGAACAAAAACAAGCGGCCAGGGAGCTTCGGCTGTTGACAAAGAGGATGCCCTCGTTCCGGGCACTCTTTGGTGAGTCTTTTGATGCCATTCTCCTATTGCTCAATCCACTTTCTGAAAGCAGGCTTCAAAATGGTATTCACTCGGATCTTCAAGAAGATGTGATCACAACACTCTTGAATCTCTCAATTCATGACAACAACAAAAAGCTTGTTGCTGAAACCCCAACGGCGATTTCTCTACTTATGGAAGCATTGAGATCAGGAACCATTGAGATAAGGACAAACGCAGCAGCGGCCCTTTTCACTTTGTCAGCTCTTGATTCAAACAAGGTGCTTATTGGAACATCTGGTGCCCTGAAACCACTCATTGATCTATTAGCAGAAGGACATCCGAAAGCTATGAAAGATGTTGCTTCAGCAATCTTTACCTTATGCATGATCAGTGAGAACAAGGCAAGAGCTGTGCGGGATGGTGCAGTGAGAGTGATTCTGAAGAAGATCACGGACCGTATGCTTGTGGATGAGTTGTTAGCCATCCTCGCGATGCTCTCAAGTCATCAAAAGGCCATTGAAGAAATGGGAGAACTTGGAGCCATTCCATGCTTGCTTAGCATAATTAGAGAGAGCCCTTGTGCACGTAACAAGGAGAATTGCATTGCAATCCTCCACAGTATCTGTTTGAATGATCGAACCAAGTGGAAGGAAATGAGAGAAGAGGAGAACACCCATAGAACTATCTCGGATCTTGCTGAGAATGGAACTTCAAGAGCCAAAAGGAAAGCTAGCGGCATTCTTGAGAGGCTGAACAGGATTGTTAATATTGTGCATACTTCATGA